In the genome of Brachypodium distachyon strain Bd21 chromosome 3, Brachypodium_distachyon_v3.0, whole genome shotgun sequence, the window AGGAGAACATCCGCAGACATAGGAGGCGCGGTGCCAGACAGATGGCGGTGACTGACCTGGAAATGCTACTGATCCGCTGTGCGGAAGCGGTGGCCAGCAACAACCGGTCCAGCGCAAGCGAGCTTTTGGAGCGGATCAAGTGGCACTCCTCGTCAAGAGGGAACGCTAGGCAGCGGCTGGCACATTACTTCGCCCAAGCGCTGGAGGCCCGGCTGGCTGGCACCGGGAGGCAGTTCTACCAGCCGCTCATTGGGACACGTACCTCCATTGTGGAGCTTATTAAGGCACACCATCTGTACAGCGCCACCTTCTGCTTCGTCAAGGTGGCATTTCTCTTTTCCAACAAGACCATCTACAATGCCGTTgcagggaggaggaagctgcACATTGTGCACTATGGCATCAACACCGGATTGCAGTGGCCGGACTTGATCCGGTGGCTGGCGAACAGGGAGGGTGGGCCACCAGAGGTGAGGATGACCAGCATCGACAGGCCCCAGCCTGGATTCCGTCTGTCTGAGCAAATCGAGGAGGCAGGGCACCGACTCGACAATTATGCAAGCAAGTTCGGCGTGTCAATCAAGTTCCACGCCATCACAGCTGAGCCGGAGGCTGTTCGGGCTGAGGACCTCCACATCGATCCTGATGAGGTGCTTGTCGTGAACAGCCTATTCCAGTTCAGGAACTTGATCGACGAGAGCCTTGACTTTGACAGGGTAAGCCCAAGGGACAAGGTGCTTAACACTATCAAGAAGATGAAGCCATCCGCGTTCGTCCATGCCATCAGCAATGGGTCATACGGCTCGACATTCTTCATGACGCGGTTCCCCCATGTGTTGCACAACTTCACAGCAATGCTCGATGTGATGGAGACCATGATTCCACGAAATAACGACAAGAGACTGCAGGTGGAGCGGGCCTTCTTTGCACGGTCTGCCATGAACATGATTGCTTGCGAAGGTGCAGACAGGGTGGAGCACCCTCAAAACTACAAGGAGTGGCAGACGCGAAGCCACCGGGCAGGGCTGAGGCAGTTGCCATTGGACCCTGATATAGTTCTGATGCTCAaggaagaagtgaggaatcGGTACCACAAGCATTTGATGATCAACGAGCATCACTGGTGGCTTCTGCAGGGATGGAAAGGTCGGGCGCTCTATGCCCTCTCGACATGGGCAGCTGATGACGCTGGTGGTTCTGAATTGACATAGATATAGATAGGTT includes:
- the LOC100827494 gene encoding scarecrow-like protein 33; protein product: MLMEDGIVDKFVYQYPDQPKLLQAEQHFVQILSTAATASFDAQESSAPDALACALLPSKVQDPAFFWSGTVELSSTLFPLECSTVMNKMSHMAFFKGIEEAKMFLPRDNDMVDSRGCKNKFDMGGVTEPAMGRSSKRIAVMVQTDTEDDELKKMLDRLILDGYDRYPGEMQDILITLDKENIRRHRRRGARQMAVTDLEMLLIRCAEAVASNNRSSASELLERIKWHSSSRGNARQRLAHYFAQALEARLAGTGRQFYQPLIGTRTSIVELIKAHHLYSATFCFVKVAFLFSNKTIYNAVAGRRKLHIVHYGINTGLQWPDLIRWLANREGGPPEVRMTSIDRPQPGFRLSEQIEEAGHRLDNYASKFGVSIKFHAITAEPEAVRAEDLHIDPDEVLVVNSLFQFRNLIDESLDFDRVSPRDKVLNTIKKMKPSAFVHAISNGSYGSTFFMTRFPHVLHNFTAMLDVMETMIPRNNDKRLQVERAFFARSAMNMIACEGADRVEHPQNYKEWQTRSHRAGLRQLPLDPDIVLMLKEEVRNRYHKHLMINEHHWWLLQGWKGRALYALSTWAADDAGGSELT